One genomic region from Strix aluco isolate bStrAlu1 chromosome 25, bStrAlu1.hap1, whole genome shotgun sequence encodes:
- the MICAL1 gene encoding LOW QUALITY PROTEIN: F-actin-monooxygenase MICAL1 (The sequence of the model RefSeq protein was modified relative to this genomic sequence to represent the inferred CDS: inserted 1 base in 1 codon) — protein sequence MSVPADEPSNPAHAIFERFLRAGECREVLSCFGELCQHLGLQGSGLQLYHGLKAALNYWSAKALWSKLDKKAGHKDYDQGTACASTKCLVVGAGPCGLRAAIELVLLGARVVLVEKRDSFSRNNVLHLWPFTIHDLRALGAKKFYGRFCTGMLDHISIRQLQLILLKVALLLGVEVHINVQFKGLVPPAGKAGGHGGWRAVLQPSSSPLSHYEFDVLISAGGGKFVPEGFKRKETRGKLAIGITTNFINRHSRAEVEVAEISGVARIYNQKFFQNLYNKTGIDLENIVYYKDDTHYFVMTAKKQSLLKKGVILQDKADIESLLSPENVNRNALLSYAKEAANFSTNYRLPQLEFALNHRNLPDVDMFDFTCMTRSENAALVREHNGARLLLGLVGDCLVEPFWPLGTGVARGFLAAFDAAWMVRRWAAGTPPLEVLAERESIYQHLSQTSPDNTNKNISQYSIDPATRYPNINLQAIKASQVRDLYLMGMVEVDHKRKSDNRLSTAVSGDAYEELLSWCQASTAGYRGVAVTDFTSSWTSGLALCALIHRFRPDLVDFDSVDPQDPIQTHQMMLDTAEQELGIQPVLSSAEMATMAEPDRLGLITYLSQFYEAFKTSPEAEEVSKKPLSPRGTRGAILFISKLQKSRNMTHKRAQDSAQKDAEAKRNRRDAELDMGLDGDTLDGAHKPPQTATMDPGQPPARGESSDACYFCGRRVYILERASAEGRFFHRGCFQCRRCGATLRLGDYAFDEEDGHFYCSLHYPNPLSMDLPQDEPPALPDGDATAAHPPLDAGSPCVSPKEEAPGPLHPPAAAPQPGXEPVAAEDAADAGDTEEQELLAPPGEDAREEEGPGAEPQGSAEEGEESGGRRKIVLTPLEKLKLSTLNLTGEGEPEPPPKPARRRLQAAPEALPAQWQGQDAWEEKEEVAVEEALEESDSEKEEEEEEEEEEEGTDLGIMAELCLDMGEEEKYPTWKRTLTRRAREAQMKRFCKAQAIQRRLEEIEVTFRELEQQGIKLEKLLRDEDGTPADKKTQWMNQLLYLVQKKNSLMSEESDLMIMVQELKLQQQQWQLDQKLRSYMNREESLKTPEDHAAEQEILGQLVEVVNKRNVLIHMQEEKRLSELQA from the exons ATGAGCGTGCCAGCCGACGAGCCGAGCAACCCGGCCCATGCCATCTTCGAGAGGTTCCTGCGTGCCGGGGAGTGCCGGGAGGTGCTGAGCTGCTTCGGGGAGCTGTGCCAGcacctggggctgcagggcagcgGGCTCCAGCTCTACCATGGCCTCAAGGCTGCCCTCAACTACTGGAGTGCCAAGGCCCTGTGGAGCAAGCTGGATAAGAAAGCTGGGCACAAGGACTACGACCAGGGCACAGCCTGTGCCAGCACCAAG TGCCTGGTGGTGGGGGCCGGCCCCTGCGGGCTGCGGGCGGCCAtcgagctggtgctgctgggtgccCGCGTGGTGCTGGTGGAGAAGCGGGACTCCTTCTCCCGCAACAACGTCCTGCACCTCTGGCCCTTCACTATCCACGACCTGCGGGCGCTGGGTGCCAAGAAATTTTATGGGCGCTTCTGCACCGGCATGCTGGACCACATCA gtaTCCGGCAGCTCCAGCTGATCCTGCTGAAGGTGGCTctgctgctgggggtggaggtgCACATCAATGTGCAGTTCAAGGGCCTCGTCCCCCCCGCGGGCAAGGCGGGTGGACACG GCGGCTGGcgggctgtgctgcagcccagctcctctcccctcagCCACTACGAGTTTGACGTCCTCATCTCAGCCGGCGGCGGCAAATTTGTCCCCGAAG GGTTCAAGCGGAAGGAGACGCGGGGGAAGTTGGCCATCGGCATCACCACCAACTTCATCAACCGCCACAGCCGGGCCGAGGTGGAGGTGGCCGAGATCAGCGGCGTGGCCCGAATCTACAACCAGAAATTCTTCCAAAACCTATACAACAAAACAG GCATCGACCTGGAAAACATCGTCTACTACAAGGACGACACTCACTATTTCGTCATGACGGCCAAGAAGCAGAGCCTGCTCAAGAAGGGGGTCATCCTCCAG GACAAAGCGGACATCGAGAGCCTCCTGTCCCCGGAGAACGTGAACCGCAATGCTCTCCTCAGCTATGCCAAAGAAGCCGCCAACTTCTCCACCAACTACCGCCTGCCCCAACTGGAATTTGCCCTCAACCACCGGAACCTGCCGGACGTCGACATGTTCGACTTCACCTGCATGACGCGCTCGGAGAACGCGGCGCTGGTGCGGGAGCACAACGGGGCCCGTCTGCTCCTCGGGCTGGTGGGCGACTGTTTGGTGGAG CCCTTCTGGCCGCTGGGCACCGGCGTGGCCAGGGGCTTCCTCGCCGCCTTCGACGCAGCGTGGATGGTGCGGCGGTGGGCAGCCGGGACCCCCCCGCTGGAGGTGCTGGCCGAGAG GGAGAGCATCTACCAGCACCTCTCGCAGACCTCCCCGGACAACACCAACAAGAATATCAGCCAGTACAGCATCGACCCGGCCACGCGCTACCCCAACATCAACCTGCAGGCCATCAAAGCCAGCCAG GTCCGGGACCTCTATCTCATGGGCATGGTGGAGGTGGACCACAAGAGGAAGAGCGACAACCGGCTCAGCACCG CGGTGTCCGGGGACGCCTACGAGGAGCTGCTGAGCTGGTGCCAGGCCAGCACAGCCGGGTACCGCGGTGTGGCAGTCACAGACTTCACCTCCTCCTGGACCAGCGGCTTGGCCCTCTGCGCCCTCATTCACCGCTTTCGCCCCGACCTGGT GGACTTTGACTCTGTGGACCCCCAGGATCCCATCCAGACCCACCAGATGATGCTGGACACGGCGGAGCAGGAGCTGGGCATCCAGCCCGTCCTCTCCAGTGCCGAGATGGCCACCATGGCAGAGCCCGACCGCCTGGGGCTCATCACCTACCTCAGCCAGTTTTATGAAGCTTTCAAAACCTCTCCAG aggcagaggaggtcAGCAAGAAGCCGCTGTCTCCCCGTGGCACGCGAGGGGCCATCCTCTTCATCAGCAAGCTGCAGAAAAGCCGGAACATGACACACAAGCGTGCCCAG GATAGTGCCCAGAAGGATGCTGAGGCCAAGAGGAACCGCAGGGACGCTGAG CTGGACATGGGGCTGGATGGAGACACTCTGGACGGTGCCCACAAGCCGCCACAAACTGCCACCATGGACCCAGGGCAG CCACCAGCCCGCGGGGAGAGCAGTGACGCCTGCTACTTCTGCGGCCGCCGCGTCTACATCCTGGAGCGAGCCAGCGCCGAGGGACGCTTCTTCCACCGCGGCTGCTTCCAGTGCCGGCGGTGCGGGGCCACCCTGCGCCTGGGCGACTACGCCTTCGACGAGGAGGACG GTCATTTTTACTGTTCGCTTCACTACCCCAATCCACTCAGCATGGATCTGCCCCAGGACgagcccccggcgctgcccgaTGGG GATGCCACTGCCGCCCACCCGCCCTTGGATGCTGGGAGCCCGTGTGTGTCCCCCAAGGAGGAGGCACCCggtcccctgcaccccccagcagcagccccacagccgG GAGAGCCTGTGGCAGCAGAGGATGCTGCGGATGCTGGTGACAcggaggagcaggagctgctggcaccACCTGGGGAGGATGCGAGGGAGGAGGAGGGTCCCGGAGCGGAGCCCCAAGGGTCAGCAGAGGAGGGTGAGGAGAGCGGGGGCAGGAGGAAGATCGTCCTCACGCCGCTGGAGAAGCTCAAGCTGTCCACCCTGAACCTCACCGGTGAAGGAGAGCCTGAGCCACCGCCAAAGCCGGCTCGTCGGCGGCTCCAAGCAGCACCCGAGGCCCTCCCTGCCCAGTGGCAGGGACAAGACgcctgggaggagaaggaggaagtggCTGTGGAGGAAG CTTTGGAGGAGAGtgacagtgagaaagaggaggaggaggaggaggaggaggaggaggaaggcacagACCTTGGCATCATGGCAGAGTTG TGCCTGGACAtgggggaagaggagaaataCCCCACCTGGAAGCGCACACTGACCCGCCGGGCCAGGGAAGCCCAGATGAAGCGGTTCTGCAAAGCCCAG GCCATCCAGAGGCGGCTGGAGGAGATCGAGGTGACATtccgggagctggagcagcagggcATCAAACTGGAGAAGTTACTCCGGGATGAGGACG gcaCCCCAGCCGACAAGAAGACACAGTGGATGAACCAGCTGCTGTACCTGGTCCAGAAGAAGAACAGCCTGATGTCCGAGGAGTCAGACCTCATGATCAT gGTGCAGGAgctgaagctgcagcagcagcagtggcagcttgACCAGAAGCTCCGGTCCTACATGAACAGGGAGG AATCCCTGAAGACACCTGAGGATCACGCGGCCGAGCAGGAGATCCTGGGGCAGCTGGTGGAGGTGGTGAACAAGCGCAACGTCCTCATCCACATGCAGGAGGAGAAGCGGCTCAGCGAGCTGCAGGCCTGA